The Roseovarius sp. EL26 genome contains the following window.
GGTTTAACCCCAACGCCGATTGCCAATCCGGGCCGTGCCAGCATCGAAGCGGCAGTTAACCCTGACAGCACTGAATACATCTTCTTTGTGGCTGATGGAACCGGTGGGCACGCTTTTGCCAAGACCTTGGATGAGCATAACGCCAACGTGGCGGAATGGCGCAAGATCGAAGCCGAGCGTAATAATCAATAAACAGGTATTGCGTACAACCTGTACGCAATACCCCCCTAAAATGTACACAAATTCCCGACTTCTGGATGGTTAGCGTTGTTTGCGCAAAACCATCAAACCCGCGCCGACGATTAATGCCATTCCGAATAGCGATAGAGCGTTCGGCAGGAGCGCGAAAAAGAAGTAGTCCCAAATCATGACAAAGATCAGGTAGGTGTATTCAAATGTTGCGACCTTTGAGGGGGGCGCGGCCTGATATGCGCCTGCAAGCAACATATAGATTACAAGCGAGACACAGGCGAGGAAGAACAGGATCTGCCATTCGGTTATTCCAAGAGATCCCCAGTTTCCAAAAATGTATGGGTAGGAGTGGATGAGAGTATCTGGTGGGGTGGTGAATTTGATTATCAAACTTCCGAGCCCACCAGCCGCCATCATGACGAGATTGAGAGAGAGGGCGACCGCTGAAAGAGGGACGTCATGGCATTTCACGCGCGTGGTGATGTGGGCCATTGCGTAGAAGGCGGCACCAATCAGGGGCAGAACCGCCCAGAAGGAAAATGCGTCGGTGC
Protein-coding sequences here:
- a CDS encoding DMT family transporter, coding for MSFTDTSSRPQNLSRGVILVIAAAFTISLQDVAIKLFSTQLTLWQIFFLRGMLMLPLLFALARMQGLHRVLLRLALEKWVLIRSLCLTSTFLAFYAALPFLNLSTVGAANYVAPIFVTLLSAYVIAEPVGPRGWLAVFIGFLGVILLLQPGTDAFSFWAVLPLIGAAFYAMAHITTRVKCHDVPLSAVALSLNLVMMAAGGLGSLIIKFTTPPDTLIHSYPYIFGNWGSLGITEWQILFFLACVSLVIYMLLAGAYQAAPPSKVATFEYTYLIFVMIWDYFFFALLPNALSLFGMALIVGAGLMVLRKQR